Within the Chloroflexota bacterium genome, the region TCAATATTCATTTCAACCAGATAATCCCCCCTCAGGGGGTAGATGTGACTATGGTTGCTCCGAAGAGCCCCGGGCATATGATGCGTCGCATCTATACGGAGGGGAAGGGGGTGCCAGCCCTGCTGGCTATCTACCAGGACGCCTCCGGCCGAGCCACCGAGCTTACCCTGGCTTATGCCAAGGGGATCGGTTGCACGAGGGCTGGGGTCTTGACCACTACTTTCGCCGAGGAGACAGAGACTGACCTTTTTGGCGAGCAGACGGTGCTCTGCGGCGGTGTCACCTCCCTGATTCGGGCCGCTTTTGAGACTTTGGTCGAGGCCGGTTATCAGCCAGAACTGGCCTACTTCGAGTGTTTGCACGAGCTAAAACTCATCGTTGACCTGATGTATCAGGGCGGGATGAGCTACATGCGTTACTCTGTCAGCGATACGGCCGAGTATGGCGACTATGTCAGTGGGCCACGCGTCATCAATGAGCAGGTCAAGGCCGAAATGAAGCAGATATTAAAAGAGGTTCAGAATGGTACCTTCGCCAACCGCTGGATCTTAGAGAATCAGGCTGGGCGCCCCAGCTTCAACGCCATGCGGCGGCAATGGGCCAATCATCAGATCGAGACCGTCGGTAAGACGCTGCGGGGGATGATGAGCTGGCTGAGAGAGTAGGAGCGGAACAGGCGAGGGGATCAGGAATGAGAAGTCCTGATTCTCAAGGAGGCGTCTATGGATAACAGGGTGATAATCTTTGATACCACTTTGCGTGATGGGGAACAAACGCCTGGGGCGAGTTTGAATATCGAAGAGAAGTTGGATATCGCTAAGCAACTGGCTAGACTGGGTGTTAACGTCATTGAAGCCGGATTCCCGATTTCCTCACTAGGCGATTTTGAGGCGGTGCGTCGCATTGCCCAGGAGGTAAGGGGGTCGACCATCTGTGGCTTGGCACGGGTGCGCCCTGAAGATATCGATCGGGCGTGGGAAGCCCTGCGTGAGGCCGAGAGCCCCCGCCTGCACGTCTTTATGTCCACGTCTGATATTCATCTCCAATACCAATTCCGTAAAAGCCGTGAAGAGGCTCTACAGATAGCCACAGCTATGGTAGCCAGGGCCAAATACTATGTCAGCGATGTTGAATTCTCCTGCATGGATGCCACTCGCTCTGATCCAGCCTATGTTTATCAAGTGCTTACGGCGGCTATCGACGCTGGGGCGACTACCGTCAACATTCCAGATACCGTCGGGTACAGCACACCAGAAGAATTTGGCCGACTGATTGAAGGTGTATTGCACAATGTTCCCAACATAGAGCGAGCCGTAGTCTCCGTTCACTGCCACGATGATCTGGGCATGGCCGTGGCTAACAGCTTAGCCGCACTGTGTAAAGGGGCCCGTCAGGTCGAGTGCACCATCAATGGCATAGGAGAGCGGGCCGGCAACGCCGCCCTGGAGGAGATCGTTATGGCCCTACGCACGCGCCATGTCCTCTTTGGACTGACCACGAACATCGACACGACACAAATCTATAAGACAAGCCATCTGGTTAGCACCTACACAGGCATCCCCGTGCAGCCGAACAAGGCCATCGTAGGCGCTAACGCCTTCGCTCACGAGTCTGGTATTCACCAGGATGGCGTCTTGAAGGAGCGGACCACCTTTGAGATCATGGATGCCAAGGCGGTTGGTCAGGTGCGGAGCACACTTGTGTTGGGCAAGCTGAGTGGGAGGCATGCCTTCAAAGAACGGCTAGCTGAGCTTGGCTACGAGCTCTCCCCAGAAGATTTGAATCGGGCGTTCACTCGTTTCAAGGAGATGGCTGACAAGAAGCGTATCACGGATCGAGATTTGGAGGCCATCGTCCTCGACGAAGTGCGCGGGCTAACCGAGATTTACCATTTGGAGCACGTACAGGTCTCCTGCGGTGATCATAGCATCCCCACAGCTAGTGTTAAGCTGATCGGTCCGGATGGACAAATGCTGGCTGACGCAGCGCTGGGGAATGGCCCTGTCGACGCTGTCTACAAGGCCATTAACCGCCTGATCGATGTCCCCAATGAATTGATCGAATTCTCCGTTCAGTCGGTGACGGAGGGGCTCGACGCCATCGGCGAGGTCACCATCCGGATCAAAAGTAACGGGCGCGTCTTCACTGGGCGGGGGGCTTCTACGGATATCATCGTCGCCTCGGCCAAAGCCTATATTAATGCCTTGAATAGACTGCTGGCGACGCGGCAAAATGAGGGGCGAGCGACAAGATGAAAGAGTTAACTTTAGCCGAGAAGATTCTGGCGGCCCATAGTGGCGTGAAAGAAGTCTCAGCAGGCGATTTTGTGGAGGTCAAAGTCGACCTTGTTCTGGCCAACGATATCACGGCCCCTCTCGCCATTCAGGAATTCATGCGCATCGGACTAGCAAGGGTCTTCGATCCGACCAAGATCGTGCTCGTAGCCGATCACTTCGTGCCTAACAAGGATATCAAGGCGGCCGAACAGGTCAAGATGATGCGTGACTTCGCCCGCCAGCAAGGCGTTCACTATTT harbors:
- a CDS encoding 2-isopropylmalate synthase — translated: MDNRVIIFDTTLRDGEQTPGASLNIEEKLDIAKQLARLGVNVIEAGFPISSLGDFEAVRRIAQEVRGSTICGLARVRPEDIDRAWEALREAESPRLHVFMSTSDIHLQYQFRKSREEALQIATAMVARAKYYVSDVEFSCMDATRSDPAYVYQVLTAAIDAGATTVNIPDTVGYSTPEEFGRLIEGVLHNVPNIERAVVSVHCHDDLGMAVANSLAALCKGARQVECTINGIGERAGNAALEEIVMALRTRHVLFGLTTNIDTTQIYKTSHLVSTYTGIPVQPNKAIVGANAFAHESGIHQDGVLKERTTFEIMDAKAVGQVRSTLVLGKLSGRHAFKERLAELGYELSPEDLNRAFTRFKEMADKKRITDRDLEAIVLDEVRGLTEIYHLEHVQVSCGDHSIPTASVKLIGPDGQMLADAALGNGPVDAVYKAINRLIDVPNELIEFSVQSVTEGLDAIGEVTIRIKSNGRVFTGRGASTDIIVASAKAYINALNRLLATRQNEGRATR
- the ilvC gene encoding ketol-acid reductoisomerase, which codes for MAKIYYDADANLNLLKGKKIAIIGYGSQGHAHALNLRDSGCDVVVGLYQGSKSWAAVKEAGLAVQTVAEAAKAAEIIMMLVPDQSQREVYYQSVEPGLTEGKMLMFAHGFNIHFNQIIPPQGVDVTMVAPKSPGHMMRRIYTEGKGVPALLAIYQDASGRATELTLAYAKGIGCTRAGVLTTTFAEETETDLFGEQTVLCGGVTSLIRAAFETLVEAGYQPELAYFECLHELKLIVDLMYQGGMSYMRYSVSDTAEYGDYVSGPRVINEQVKAEMKQILKEVQNGTFANRWILENQAGRPSFNAMRRQWANHQIETVGKTLRGMMSWLRE